GATATCCTTATGTTTTGTACAGTAATGGTGGTGGAGCATTTTTCATACCATATATTGTTGCAATTTTGATTATGGGGATTCCCTTTTTAATTTTGGAATATGGTGTCGGATATAATTTTAAATCTTCTTTTCCAAAAGCGGTTAAAAGCATTTCAAAGAAATGGGAGTATTTAGGTTGGTTTTTACCAGTAGCTGTTTTCATGATTCTTATTTATTATTCAGCTATTCTTGGTTGGGACGGATTTTATGTAATTATCTCAGCATTTAAAGGCTGGGGAGCTGATCCAAATGCCTATTTCACAGGCAGTTTCCTTCAGGCAAATGATACTTTAGGTGGTCTTGGTACTTTTGTGCCTTTTGTAGCTATTGCAATGCTTGTAGGATGGGTTATAATGTGGGTCATTTCCCATACTGACTTGGAAAAAGGTTTAGGTAGGGTTTCTAAAGTTTTAGTACCTTTATTATTTGCTATAATGATTTTTATTGTACTTTTCTCTTTAACATTACCTGGAGCAGGTATCGGACTTGCAGAGCTGTACAATCCTGACTGGAGTCTGTTGCTTAACTTCAATATTTGGATGGCTGCATTTGGTCAGATGATATTTTCATTAAGTTTAGGTATGTCTATTGCATTTACCTATGCAAGCTATACCAAGGATGATTCAGATTTGGTTTCCAATGCATTATGGGTAACTGTAGCTAACTGCGGTTTTGAAAACTTTGCAGCTATTGGTGTGTTTTCAATTCTCGGATATATGTCACTTCAAAGCGGTGTGGCAGTGCCTGATTTGGTAACTCAGGGAACTGGATTGGTATTTATTGTATATCCTACTGTATTTAATGTTCTTGGTGATTGGGCTTCTGTAATTGGACCGCTATTCTTCTTTACAGTATATTTGGCCGGTCTGACAAGTATTTTATCAACAATTGAACCTTTATCATTTTCCATCCAAAACAAATTCGGATGGTCACGTAATAAAACCATGACTATTTTATGCGTCTTCGGTGCAGCTGTTTCAATGATTTATGCAACGGCTATGGGTTCATATATTCTGGGAATAGCCGATACATTTGTTAATCAGATAGCTATTTTAATTGGTGTTATATTTGAATGTATTATATTTGCCTGGATATTTAAAGCAGAAAACATTATTCCTAAACTCAATGCAAAAAGCAAATCAATTAAATTAGGTAAATGGTGGCTTGTTGTAGTTAAATATGTATTGCCGATTTTCATTGCAATTGTATGGGTTGGAGGAATTTTGGAAGTTATCTCCTCAGGATCCATGTTGGAATTGGCTATTCTGGCTATTTTAACAGTAATATTACTTGGTGCCACATTTATATTTACTAAACTGCCTGCAAAATCAGGGGAATGGGATGAAGTCAAACAGAGACTTTAATCCTATTTTAATTTTTTATTGAATGTGATATTATGGCAAATGAAAAAAATGAATGGGGAAGCAATATCTCATTTCTGCTGGCTATGATAGGTTCTGCAGTTGGACTTGGTAATATCTGGAGATTTCCTTATGTTCTCTATAGCAATGGTGGAGGAGCATTTTACATTCCATATATTACAGCAGTACTGATTTTAGGTATTCCGTTTCTGATTTTGGAATATGGCGTAGGATATAATTTTAAATCTTCTTTTCCAAAGGCAATTAGAAGCATTTCAAAGAAATGGGAATATTTAGGCTGGTTTTTACCTGTAGCTATTTTTATGATTCTGGTTTACTATATTTCAATTCTCGGATGGGACGGATTTTATGTAATCCTGTCTGCATTTAAGGGATGGGGAGCAGATCCGAACAATTACTTTACAAATACCTTTTTGCAATCAACAGAATCTGTCAGCGGTATTGCAACGATTGTGCCGATAATAGCTATATCAATTCTTGCAGGATGGTTTATATTGTGGTTTATTTCACACAGAAACCTGGAAGACGGAATAGGCAGGGTTTCAAAAGCATTAGTGCCATTGTTATTTATCATAATGATTGGTATTGTAATATTTTCTCTAACATTACCTGGAGCAGGTATCGGACTTTCACAGCTCTTTAATCCTGACTGGAGTTTGTTAGGTGACTTCAATATTTGGATGGCTGCATTTGGTCAGATTATATTCTCCCTAAGTTTGGGAATGTGTATTGCATTTACCTATGCCAGCTATGCTCAGGATGACTCTGATCTGGTTTCAAATGTTTTGTATGTTGCAGTGGCAAACTGCGGTTTTGAAAACTTTGCAGCTATTGGTGTGTTTTCAATTCTCGGATATATGTCACTTCAAAGCGGTGTGGCAGTGCCTGATTTGGTAACTCAGGGAACCGGTTTGGTATTTATTGTATATCCTGAAGTATTTAATGTGCTTGGTGGCATAGCTAATATTATCGGACCGTTATTCTTCTTTACAGTATATTTAGCTGGTATAACAAGTGTTTTAGCATTGCTTGAACCGGTATCCGTATCTATTCAGAATAAGTTTGATTGGACCCGTAATAAAACAGTAACTGTTTTATGTATTGTTGGAGGAGCCTGTTCAATGATTTATGCAACGGCTATGGGTTCATATATTCTGGGAATAGCCGATACATTTTTAAATCAGATAGCTCTGCTGATTGGGGTTATATGTGAATGTATACTATTTGCATGGATATTTGATGCAGGTAAAATCATCCCGTCACTTAATAAGAATAGTAAAACCTTAAAAATTGGCAAATGGTGGATAGTTGCAGTTAAATATATTATTCCGATTGTTTTAGGATTTGTATGGATTGGAGGACTGTTTGGAGTTATATCTTCCGGTTCATTTGTGGAATTAAGTATTTTAGCTATTTTGACTGTTATTCTAATTGGCTTTACTGTTATACTTAAGAAATTACCTGCAAAATCCAAAGATTGGGATGAAACACAGCAAAGACTTTAATGTCTTTCTTTTTTATTTTATTTTTTTAAACTTTCTGTTTTATAGTTTGAAGCATTATTTTTTGGCTTTACATAATTTTTAATAATTAATAATTCTGATTTTTCAAAATTAGCTAATTCAGCTTTGTTTTATAAGTTATTGTAACTGACTTATTGTTTTGGCATTTTAAACTTCCGGGATTTTCTGTTCCGGATAAAATGAATGAATAACTAAAATGTTAATTTTAATATGTAAAATAATGAACATTAATTAAAATTAACTTTAATTTTTGTACAGTTAACTATAAATAAAAAAAGTTATTAAATAATTACTGTGAAACTGCAGCGGCAGTTTGGCTGTAAGTTTCACAAAAATCTAAACATTTAAAAAAATCTATTATATGGAGGCAAATTCAATGGATATAGAATTTGAATTTAGCTTTGAAGAGGATGGATTTATGATTTATGTTAAAAAAATCAATTAATTTAATTTAATGGCTGTTTAAAATAATTAAATATCAAATTCACCTGTTGTATTTAATTGGATGATGGTAATATCTCTTTACCATTATTATCTTCTCTTTTCATCACTTATTGCTATTATTTATATACTACTTGTTTAATGTTTTAAGTAATTGTTAAACGAATTTCTTTTTTTATATGCAAGTTATTATAAAATTATATATACTATAAAGATGTAATATATAATTCGTAATTATCAAAACAAAATTTTATATTGGTGTAATTAATGAATTATTTGAAAGTATTAGCAATACTTAGTTTATTGTTTATATTTTGTGGTTCAGTTTATGGTGCAGGTGAAGCTGATTCTCCAGATATTAACGGAGTTAATGCAGTTATTGACGATACAATTACTGTTGAAAACGCTAGCTTAACCTATGATAAACTTATCACAAGCAATAACTGTGAGGAAGTTGTTATTGGAGATAATTCTATTTGGGATGTTCCGATTAGGGAAGGTCCTATTGTAGAAAATGATAACACGTCTATTCCGGATATTACTTTAAAAGGCGAAAATGGCAATAATATGTCTTTTAATAATCCTGCAGATGTTTTTATCAATGAATCATTCAACTTCCAAATGGTATTTAAGAATTTGGGGGACGCTACTGGATTCCAACCTTATATTCAGTTAATAGCTCCTAAAGAACTAACACATTTTACTGTTTCATATTCTAATAGGAAGATAGTCCCGATAAAAGTTGGAATATTTAATGAAAGTACTTATGACAATACAACGGGTTTATACACCTTAAGGGATCCATTTACTAAAAAAGAAGTGCATGGTCCGGCAAACAGTACTTTTTATATTCTTCAGTATCCTTTAGGTAGTTTTACTGTTAATGCTCCTGATGCGGTTTTAAATATTACTTCAGGTATCGGAGTATTGAAAATAGGAAAATTACTTAATTTTACTGTTACTCCTGTTTTTAGATATGGGAACAGTCCTATTGATGATCCGGTGAATTATCCTCCAATTTATGGAGAAACTGTTACAGGATGGGTAAATCCTGTTGTTGTTAAAATAGATAAAAGTTCAAGTCTTAATGAACATGAAACTGCTACAGGTTCAAATTTCCCATTTAGCTATTCTGTAAATATTAACATAGCTAATGGTGCAAAAATTGAAAATATTACTATTACAGATGTAATTCCGTCTGATGTAATGTATTTGGGAAGTCCGGTTTTATATGATTCTAAAGGAAGAGTTATAGACTCTGGTTTATATACTATTGAAGAACCTGCTGGTAATAAAACAGGCGGAAAACTAATTTTAAAATTAAAGGAAGCTGTTGGAGATTTAAGCACCACAAGTATCACTTTAAAGTATAAGGCTTATGCTCCGGAATTTGATAACAGTACTGGTGACAACATAACCATTATCAATTCTGAAACTGGTGAATGTGTTGCTGCTGCAAGTACTGTGGATATGAATTATACTTATGTTAATGATACTTACAATGCTTCAAATAGTTATAGCATATATTTAAAATCATTAGCTACTCAAAAATATTCAGAAATTTTAACAGGATCAGGTAAGTTACATCCTGTTGTTCCTCATAATTTAATTGTGTATAAAATTGATTTTGAGATTTCTGATTACTTTGCTTTTGATGATTTGGTAATTTATGATAAATTTGACACCCATAAAGTAGGTTCAGCTCAAAAATTCTTAACTGAATATGAACCTGTCCTATCAATTTATGGAAAAACATATGAATTAAATGAAAGTTATTACAGTGTTGTTTCTTTAGGAGATATTGATGAATCAGTTACATTTTATATTTCAAAATTCTTAAAGGATAACAATATAAGTACAAGCTTAAAAGGCGGATATTATACAAATAGAAGCGTTAATCAGGGTGCAATGGTAGGGTCTTTAAATTTTGTTGCAAAAGTTATTATTCATTATTCAAACGGATCTTCTGTTGTATCAAATGATTTGGTTATTAATTATATTAAAACATCAGCTACTGTTTTAAATACATTTAATACGGTTTCTGATAACAGTTACACACAATTAAGAGTTCCAAGTGTTACACTTAAGAAAGATATTATTGCAGTTGATGGTGAAATCATAAATGATACTGACTTTTATAAAGTTTATCCTGGTCAGAATATAACTTTTGTATTGGATATTCATTTTCCTACAGGTTCTGTAAACGATTTTATTGTCACTGACTTTTTACCAATTCCATTATTTAACTTAAAAGGATTTAATCTGGTTAATTCCACTACTGGAGTAATTCCTAAATGCGGATATTGGGCTTATGCAAATGACAGCGGATTTTTATATGATGAAAATACAGGTAAGGTTATTGTTCCTAAAATTGGTATAGATACTTTTAATAATGCACTTTCATTTAATTTTGGAAATACATTAGATAACCTGGCTCATCCTGTTGATGTTAGATTGTGGTTTACATTTCAGGTATCTTCAGAACCTATGGCAGACCAGCTTAATTTGGCTAATCTTGCTGAAATGAAGTTTAAGGATTCCATTGATGTTGTATATGCAAGCTCAAATATTGTACTGATGCTTACTAATGAACCTGAATTAAAAATTACAAAATATGTAAATGACACAAAAATTTTAGAAAATATTGAAAATGCAACTGAAGTTGAATATAATATAACTATAACTAACACAGGTCATTCTGCTGCTTATGATATAATTGTAGCTGATGATTTTGTTAACAGAACAACTTCAAATGGAATTACAAAAGCTGATGTTAAATCTGTTAGTTTGGTTTACTCAAACGGAACTGTTGTTGATATTACTGCATTTAAAGATGACTTATTTACAAAAGGATATATGATAGCTCAGTTAGCTCAAAACACTTCCTGCAGTATTATATATACTGTCAGGTTTAGTGAATATTTAATCCCAAAGGAAAGTATTGTTAACAATGTATGGATTACAAACTTTGCAGCATATCCTAATAGTACAAACTTTGCAACCAACAAAGATAAGTATAGGGATAATGCAACTATTATAGCTAAAGGGTTAAACATTACAAAAGAGTTCATTGGATCTAATGTTACTGACAATACTGAAATACTGTTTGTTGGTGAAGTGGGGATTTATAAAATAACTGTAAACTTCCCAGACTTAAGAGTTCCAAACTTAGTTATTAAAGATGAGTCATATGGAATTAAGTATACTAACTTTACAATAACTACCAGTGATGGTGTTACTGTTCCTGAATATGCATATACAGTAACTTATACTTCAAGTGCTACTCATCCTGAAAAAAGTTATTTGACTATTGACTTTAATGGTGACCTTGTACCTGCTTATGCTAAGAATAACCAATTAATTGTTAATGCATATTATACTGTTGTTAATAATGAAAATGTTATTCCAACTGGTGCAGACAGTGCAACAACCAGTAATCATGCAAGTATTAGTTGGACTAATAATACCTTAAATTCTGATACTGTTTATGTTGATATATATCAGCCTAAAATAGACATAAATAAGGTATTTGGACCTAATATAGTTCAGGGTAATGATGAGGCTAGTTTCACAATTACTGTAACTAACAGCGGTAAAGGTACTGCTTATAATACTACTATTACGGATGATTTAACAGAATTTATCAAAACCTTTGTAAATAGTAGGAGTGATATAGGTGTAACTATACTAAAAGGTAATGAAACAGGTAAAGTTATTTTTAATTGAAATAATGATGTAGCTACTTTGAATGTTGGTGAACTTTTAGCCGGTCAAAGTGTCAGTGCTAAATTTACATTCAATGTAAAAAATGATGTTGTTATTGGAAAAGAATTTAAGAATATAGCTAAAGTAGATTATTATTCTATTTTTAATGAAACAAAATTCGATGAAAAAAGAAATTACTCTAACCAGGCAAGCAGTACCCTACACACTTACGATGCTAAAGTAAATAAAACTGTATTTAACACAACTATTGTAAATGGTAAGGATAAGGTAACTGTTGGTGAAAATGTAACCTACAATATAACTGTAATATTGCCTGTTGGAAAATACAATATTTTAAAAGTTACAGACACTCTTCCGGAAGGTTTAAAATACATTGACGGTTCAATTGTAGTTTACAAAGGAAATACTCAAAATAAAGCTGTTGAAGGTAAGGATTATACTGTAACTGTAAATGGCAATATTGTAGAATTAACATTTGCTTCTGAATTTGCAGATGAAATTATTAAGGAATATGGCGGTAAATTCCAGGCATTTTTAAATGCTACAGTATTAAATGTTAACAATAACAAAGCAGGTGCTGTTAAAACTAATAAAGCAGTACTTACCTGGAATACTCATGAATCCACATCTGATGCAGCTGTCGGCATTGTTGAACCGGCCATAGATATTACTAAAAACTTCAATGTAGACAATGTTATCGGTGGGGATGTAATATACTTTGATATTACTGTAACTAACAGAGGTCAGTCTCCATTATTTAATGTAACACT
This genomic stretch from Methanobrevibacter smithii ATCC 35061 harbors:
- a CDS encoding sodium-dependent transporter, with amino-acid sequence MANEKNEWGSNISFLLAMIGSAVGLGNIWRFPYVLYSNGGGAFYIPYITAVLILGIPFLILEYGVGYNFKSSFPKAIRSISKKWEYLGWFLPVAIFMILVYYISILGWDGFYVILSAFKGWGADPNNYFTNTFLQSTESVSGIATIVPIIAISILAGWFILWFISHRNLEDGIGRVSKALVPLLFIIMIGIVIFSLTLPGAGIGLSQLFNPDWSLLGDFNIWMAAFGQIIFSLSLGMCIAFTYASYAQDDSDLVSNVLYVAVANCGFENFAAIGVFSILGYMSLQSGVAVPDLVTQGTGLVFIVYPEVFNVLGGIANIIGPLFFFTVYLAGITSVLALLEPVSVSIQNKFDWTRNKTVTVLCIVGGACSMIYATAMGSYILGIADTFLNQIALLIGVICECILFAWIFDAGKIIPSLNKNSKTLKIGKWWIVAVKYIIPIVLGFVWIGGLFGVISSGSFVELSILAILTVILIGFTVILKKLPAKSKDWDETQQRL
- a CDS encoding sodium-dependent transporter, with protein sequence MAKTKDKNEWGSNLSFLLAMIGSAVGLGNIWRYPYVLYSNGGGAFFIPYIVAILIMGIPFLILEYGVGYNFKSSFPKAVKSISKKWEYLGWFLPVAVFMILIYYSAILGWDGFYVIISAFKGWGADPNAYFTGSFLQANDTLGGLGTFVPFVAIAMLVGWVIMWVISHTDLEKGLGRVSKVLVPLLFAIMIFIVLFSLTLPGAGIGLAELYNPDWSLLLNFNIWMAAFGQMIFSLSLGMSIAFTYASYTKDDSDLVSNALWVTVANCGFENFAAIGVFSILGYMSLQSGVAVPDLVTQGTGLVFIVYPTVFNVLGDWASVIGPLFFFTVYLAGLTSILSTIEPLSFSIQNKFGWSRNKTMTILCVFGAAVSMIYATAMGSYILGIADTFVNQIAILIGVIFECIIFAWIFKAENIIPKLNAKSKSIKLGKWWLVVVKYVLPIFIAIVWVGGILEVISSGSMLELAILAILTVILLGATFIFTKLPAKSGEWDEVKQRL